Proteins from a genomic interval of Trifolium pratense cultivar HEN17-A07 linkage group LG6, ARS_RC_1.1, whole genome shotgun sequence:
- the LOC123893040 gene encoding pentatricopeptide repeat-containing protein At4g35850, mitochondrial-like: MKFLQSLLGKTRFAVRCRVLGLRFFNVSTEEYSKRNYANNVAEYNTVLGSLNAQRRMFLLRDVYDDMMLDGVKPTRDTFHSLAVGSMRVSKMQDAFFFKDQMKTMGLVPDVTFYNFLISTCGKCKNSDQAIQILEEMKSMEVKPNVQTYICLLHACAAQGRIDRVYAIVRDMTAAGLGLNKFCYAGLIVAHKNKAPFTDDFDAKVTEFVERSKIWTSVETDSANAENVMMGVSDEELYNLPTADYVNRRGGFLNRQFTAYHTAFNAAADFKNVKLTDELLEMLSKENKTPDIYIAMQVIRCYCCAGEIDRGLQYFDDCINLGKGNAAELYVTLAEGAMVGYTEKGMQISQDTLVRMNERNFFMNSKMGSELLLMAAGEKTGGYTNANYIWDLMRARNVYPSLAAVEAYYQGLKDRQIPQDDPRLMLVTQMYDNLRSRFR, from the exons ATGAAGTTTCTTCAATCTCTCTTAg GTAAAACCCGTTTTGCAGTGCGGTGTCGGGTTTTGGGTCTCCGATTCTTCAATGTTTCAACAGAAGAGTATTCGAAGAGGAACTACGCTAACAATGTTGCTGAATACAACACTGTATTAGGTTCTCTCAATGCTCAAAGAAG GATGTTTTTGCTGAGGGATGTGTATGATGATATGATGCTTGATGGAGTGAAACCAACCCGTGACACTTTTCATTCCCTTGCTGTTGGAAGCATGAGAGTCTCTAAAATGCAAGATGCTTTCTTCTTCAAGGACCAAATGAAAACCATGGGTTTGGTTCCTGAt GTTACCTTTTACAACTTTCTAATTTCAACCTGTGGGAAATGTAAGAACTCTGATCAGGCTATTCAG ATTTTGGAGGAGATGAAATCCATGGAAGTAAAGCCAAACGTACAAACCTACATCTGCTTGCTGCATGCGTGTGCAGCCCAAGGACGCATAGACAGAGT GTATGCAATTGTGCGTGATATGACTGCAGCTGGTCTAGGATTAAACAAGTTCTGCTATGCTGGGCTTATAGTTGCACACAAGAACAAAGCACCTTTTACTGATGATTTTGATGCAAAA GTTACTGAGTTTGTGGAGAGGTCGAAGATATGGACTTCAGTAGAAACAGACAGTGCCAATGCTGAGAATGTGATGATGGGTGTTTCTGACGAGGAGTTATATAACTTACCAACAGCAGATTACGTTAATAGGCGTGGAGGATTCTTGAACAGGCAATTTACAGCTTATCATACTGCATTTAATGCTGCTGCCGACTTCAAGAATGTTAAG TTGACGGATGAACTTCTTGAAATGCTGAGCAAGGAGAATAAAACTCCTGATATCTATATTGCCATGCAAGTAATTAG GTGTTATTGTTGTGCCGGAGAGATTGACCGTGGTCTTCAATATTTTGATGACTGTATAAATTTAGGAAAGGGTAATGCTGCAGAACTTTATGTG ACACTTGCAGAGGGGGCAATGGTTGGCTACACTGAGAAAGGAATGCAAATTTCTCAAGATACGCTG GTAAGGATGAATGAAAGAAACTTTTTCATGAATTCGAAAATGGGAAGTGAGCTCCTGCTTATGGCTGCTGGTGAAAAG ACCGGAGGATATACTAATGCTAACTACATATGGGATTTAATGCGAGCCCGTAATGTATACCCTTCGTTAGCTGCAGTGGAAGCATACTACCAGGGTTTGAAA GATCGTCAGATTCCTCAAGATGATCCAAGACTCATGTTGGTTACTCAAATGTATGACAACCTTCGCTCGAGATTTAGGTGA
- the LOC123893066 gene encoding ras-related protein RABC2a-like, producing MSSSSAQNSGHDLSFKILLIGDSGVGKSCLLVTFISNSSVEDLTPTIGVDFKIKTLTVGGKRLKLTIWDTAGQERFRTLTSSYYRGAQGIILVYDVTRRETFTNLSEVWSKELELYSTNQECVKMLVGNKVDRDSERAVSREEGLALAKELGCLLLECSAKTRENVEKCFEELALKIMEAPSLLEEGSTATKRNVLKQKQDPQASRNGGCCS from the exons ATGAGTTCATCCTCAGCTCAGAATTCTGGCCATGATCTTTCTTTCAAGATCTTGTTGATTGGTGATTCTGGTGTTGGAAAAAGTTGCTTACTTGTCACTTTCATTTCCAATTCTTCTGTTGAAGATCTTACACCTACCAttg GTGTTGATTTTAAGATCAAAACACTCACTGTTGgtggaaaaagattaaaacttacTATTTGGGACACTG CTGGGCAGGAAAGGTTCAGGACTCTAACAAGTTCTTACTACAGAGGAGCACAAGGAATCATTCTAG TTTATGATGTCACAAGGAGAGAAACCTTTACAAACTTATCAGAAGTATGGTCTAAGGAATTGGAACTCTATTCGACTAATCAGGAGTGCGTGAAGATGCTAGTTGGAAATAAAGTTGACAGA GATTCTGAAAGGGCTGTCAGCAGAGAAGAGGGCCTAGCCCTTGCTAAAGAATTGGGGTGTTTGCTTCTTGAATGTAGTGCTAAAACTCGAGAAAATGTGGAGAAATGCTTTGAAGAACTCGCTCTAAAG ATAATGGAAGCTCCTAGTCTATTGGAAGAAGGATCAACAGCAACTAAAAGGAATGTTTTAAAACAGAAACAAGATCCACAAGCATCTCGAAATGGTGGCTGTTGCTCTTAA
- the LOC123893213 gene encoding probable aquaporin TIP-type: MPIRNIAVGTPQEATHPDTLKAGLAELISTFIFVFAGSGSGIAYNKLTDNGAATPAGLISASIAHAFALFVAVSVGANISGGHVNPAVTFGAFVGGNITLFRGIVYIIAQLIGSVLASLLLVFVTASPVPAFALSEGVGIGPGLVLEIVMTFGLVYTVYATAVDPKKGNIGIIAPIAIGFIVGANILVGGAFSGASMNPAVSFGPAVVSWSWANHWIYWAGPLIGGGLAGVIYEVLFISHNTHEQLPTTDY; encoded by the exons ATGCCGATCAGAAACATAGCCGTTGGAACTCCACAAGAGGCAACTCATCCAGACACTTTGAAAGCTGGTTTGGCTGAGTTGATCTCAACCTTCATTTTCGTCTTCGCCGGTTCCGGTTCCGGTATCGCTTACAACAAGCTTACCGATAACGGTGCCGCCACTCCTGCCGGTCTTATTTCTGCTTCCATTGCCCATGCATTCGCTCTCTTTGTTGCTGTCTCCGTTGGTGCTAACATCTCCGGTGGACATGTCAACCCCGCCGTTACTTTCGGCGCCTTCGTCGGTGGCAACATCACTCTCTTCCGTGGTATCGTTTACATCATCGCTCAACTTATCGGATCCGTCCTCGCTTCCCTTCTCCTCGTTTTTGTCACCGCATCG CCTGTTCCAGCATTCGCTCTATCAGAAGGAGTTGGAATTGGACCCGGTTTGGTGTTGGAGATTGTGATGACCTTTGGATTGGTGTACACTGTGTACGCAACAGCCGTTGACCCAAAGAAGGGTAATATTGGAATTATTGCACCTATTGCTATTGGTTTCATCGTTGGTGCTAACATTTTGGTTGGTGGAGCTTTCTCCGGAGCATCCATGAACCCAGCTGTGTCATTTGGGCCAGCTGTTGTGAGCTGGAGCTGGGCCAACCACTGGATCTACTGGGCCGGCCCACTTATCGGTGGTGGGCTTGCTGGAGTTATCTATGAAGTTCTTTTCATTAGCCACAACACCCATGAGCAGCTTCCAACCACTGACTACTAG